Part of the Halorhabdus utahensis DSM 12940 genome, CCTTGAACTGCCCGCTGGCGTTCATCTCGACGACGATCGCCTCCTCGACGCTCTCTAAGAATTCGGTCATCTCGGCCTCGGGGTAGGGCATGAGGTCGCTGACGCCGATGGCCTTCACCGAGTGGCCTTCGTCGTTGAGGCGGTCGACCGCCTCGAAGACCGTGCCCTGCTGGCTGCCCCACGTGACGATCCCGTAGCGGGCGTCCTCGGGGCCGCGATACGCCTGGTTGGTTTCGCCCTCGTCGAGATCGCCGCGAATGGTATCGAGTTTCTCGAGGCGACGGGACATGTGGGCGACCCGGTTGTCCGGGTCCTCGTCGATGTGCCCGTAGTCGTTGGTCTCGTTACCCGACGTGAGGTGGCGACCGCCCTTCTGGCCAGGGACCGTCCGCGGGCTGACGCCGTCCTCGGCGTTCGGGTCGAAGCGCTGGAACGCGCCCGACTCGTGGTGGGCCGCTTCCTTGATCTCCTCTTCGGAGAGGACCTTCCCGAGGTCGGGGTTGGGCTCCCGATCGAAGAGATCGACCGGAACCGACCGGAGTTCACCCTCGATCTTCTGGTCGTAGACGACGATCGCCGGGATCTGGTAGTCGTAGGCGATCTCGAAGGCTGTCCGGGTCTGTTCGTATGCCTCCTTGACGCCCGCCGGCGCGAAGACGACGCGGGCGGAGTCGCCCTGGCTCGTATACAGGACGTGTTCGAGGTCGCCCTGTTCGGGTTTGGTGGGCATCCCGGTCGACGGACCGGCCCGCATCGCTTCGAGCAGGACGATCGGCGTCTCGGTCATCTCGGCGAGGCCGAGGGGCTCGGACATCAGCGCGAACCCGCCACCGGACGACCCGGACATCGCCTTGACGCCGGCGTGGCTCGCACCGAGCGCCATCGCGGCGGCGGCGATCTCGTCTTCGACCTGTTCGGAGACGCCCCCGAACTTACCCATGTGCTGGGACATGATCGTGAACACTTCGGTCCAGGGCGTCATGGGGTAGCCGGCGATGAACCGACAGCCCTCGTCGATCGCGCCGTAGGCGATCGACTGGGAGCCGTTCATCAGCGCCAGTTCCTGGTCGTTCTCGCCCGTCGGGACTTCCAGATCGTGGGTGAACTCGAACGCCTGGGCCTGCTCGTAGGCGTCGGCCAGCACGTTCAGGTTGTCCTCCTGGATGTCGCCGGACATGTTCTGGGTGATGAGCTCCTCGAAGTAGGAGACGTCCATCCCCAGCAGGGCGGCGGTGATGCCGACCCCGGCCGTGTTCCGCATGACGTCACGGCCGTGTTCCCGGGCGATCTCACGGAGATTGACCGGATACACGTGCCAATTGTTCTCTTCGGCCCGTTCCTCGAGGTTCAACTCGGCGACCTCGTCCTCGTCGAAGAGTCCGGTGTCGTAGACGATGACCCCGCCCTCCCGGAGTTCGTCGAGGTTCTCTCCGAGCGGTTTGCGTTCCTCGTTGCCGTAGTAGGCGTCCTCCGCGGGGTTCCGGGCGAAACTGTCGCCAAGCGACAGCAGGAAGTTATACCCGTCACCGCGCGAGGTGACTTCCTCGTCTTTGGCCCGTACTTCGACGTACGTGTGACCACCGCGAATCCGCGA contains:
- a CDS encoding 2-oxoacid:acceptor oxidoreductase subunit alpha; this encodes MTDTELIWRIAGGSGDGIASTSQNFAKALMRAGLNIFTHRHYPSRIRGGHTYVEVRAKDEEVTSRGDGYNFLLSLGDSFARNPAEDAYYGNEERKPLGENLDELREGGVIVYDTGLFDEDEVAELNLEERAEENNWHVYPVNLREIAREHGRDVMRNTAGVGITAALLGMDVSYFEELITQNMSGDIQEDNLNVLADAYEQAQAFEFTHDLEVPTGENDQELALMNGSQSIAYGAIDEGCRFIAGYPMTPWTEVFTIMSQHMGKFGGVSEQVEDEIAAAAMALGASHAGVKAMSGSSGGGFALMSEPLGLAEMTETPIVLLEAMRAGPSTGMPTKPEQGDLEHVLYTSQGDSARVVFAPAGVKEAYEQTRTAFEIAYDYQIPAIVVYDQKIEGELRSVPVDLFDREPNPDLGKVLSEEEIKEAAHHESGAFQRFDPNAEDGVSPRTVPGQKGGRHLTSGNETNDYGHIDEDPDNRVAHMSRRLEKLDTIRGDLDEGETNQAYRGPEDARYGIVTWGSQQGTVFEAVDRLNDEGHSVKAIGVSDLMPYPEAEMTEFLESVEEAIVVEMNASGQFKGLTQKELGRFGDKLSSLLKYNGNPFEPAEIVEGFEASIDEETDLPGNSTTFVPAAGD